The following DNA comes from Mucilaginibacter jinjuensis.
CACCTGCATGCCAAAGCGGGCGACGGTCTTACGGGTCACAAAGTCCTGCAGTGATTTGAATAGCTTCGAGAATATTGCTAATCCTAAAGCGATGGCCAGCCAGTACAGGATGCCGCGGATCAATCCATTTTCGGATAGGTGATTTCTATTGGTGGCATACTGATCGATGATATGCCCGAAGATCACCGGGTCGATCAGCGCCAACAGCTGCGCAGCCGCGGCCAGTACCAAGGCCAGAGCGATCAATCCACGGTACGGTTTCAGGTATTGCCAGAAGATTCCCATACCTTTTATAAGTTAAAAAACGCGGAATTGTTTATAGCAGCAATTCGTTGAGTAAATATTATACAGTACTAATACAGCTAAAAATAGTGTATTAGTGATTTATATTGTCAAGTTATATCAACAAGAATCAATCTAAATTCTATTTCACCTGTGCGACCGCCGGCGGTGTCGATTGACCGTTTACCAAGTTCTCTTCTGACCCGTAATCGCATAAGTATAACGAAAAGTTTGGTTCGGGATGTCGACCAGTTGCAAATTTTGACATAATCGCCTTTATATAGTGAACATATTTAAAATGTCTCAAGTAAATTTGCCCATTAAAATAAAGGTTGGACGTACTTCGGAGCGGACTTTGCGGTTTCCAGAACCAGTAATTTGCGTTACAGTTCATCGGTCAGTTGTGCAGTGTTTCCGGCATATCCATAAGATTAAAAAGCGAAAATACCTTATCGTCTGACACCAGGAATGACTGCCTGGGATCGGACAGCGGAACTTCATGGTCGTCTACACCCATGCTCCAGTCAGGGAAACGCCGATGATGTACAGGCCCTTCTTTAAGCAATACAACGCGGTAGTGGCGGTTGTCCTGTTCAATATTCCGATAAAGTCTTAATATTTCAGCTTTCGGCCCTTCGATCATTTGGATAAACAAGTCAGGCAGATAGATCAGCATACCCGTTATTCCAAATTTTTCATTGTTTCCACGCGCCGCAGCCAGTAAGGTTTTTACATCTGCTTTGCAGAAAGCCTTTCCAGGTATGCTGCAATAAATGATATAATATAAGTCCATGCTATTCGGTAGTCGCTAACGGTAAACTGAAGCAGAAGCTTGATCCTTTACCCAGCTCGCTTTCCGCCCAGATTTGACCCTGGTGGCGCTCGATGATTTCGTAAGCTAAGAAGAGACCGATGCCCAGACCGGAAATATACGGGTTGGTATTGTCGATCCGGTAGAACCTGGAAAAAACATCCTTTAGTTTGTCGGCAGGAATGCCGATACCCTGATCCCGCACAGCCAGAGTTACGTTTTGGAGATTAGCTTTAATTGTAACTTCTACCTGGTCTTGTCCCGGCGAATAACGGATGGCATTAGTCAAAAGGTTTGTGATGACTTGCTCAATGCGATGTGCGTCACCGCGAACTAACATCAGGGATGCGGGTGTATCTAATTTGATATGATAATCCCTGTTGGTCAATGCAACCAATTCAATCGTTTCTTCAGCTATTTTTTTGAGGTCAACGAGCTCCGACTTAAATTGCAGTTTCCCGGCTTCAATTTTGGAAACGTCCAGTAGATCGGCCACCAAAGCGCTCAGTTTTTTTACCTGTCCTCTTGCTTTCCCCAGGAATTTCCTGGCTTTTTCTTCAGTAACCATCGTATTCAGAATCTGCAGATAACCGCTGATACTAGCTAACGGCGTTTTAAGTTCGTGGCTTGCCAGACCGATGAATTCGTCCTTCTTTTCATTTAAGGCTTTCACTTCTTCAAAAAGCCGTTTGTTTTCTTCCTTTATTGCCAGGTCCGTGCTGATATCCCGTGCAATTTTCGATGCCCCGATCACGGTCCCTTTGTCATCTACGATCGGAGAAACGGAGAGCGAAATTGGAATTTGTCGCCCATCCTTGGCCAGACGAATAGTCTCAAAATGATCCACCTTATTGCCTTTCCGGACTTCACTGATGATATATTGTTCTTCAGCAAGCCTGTCGGCAGGGATAATCAATGTGATATGCTTTCCGATAGCTTCGGCTTCGGTATAACCAAACATGCGCTCCGCTGACTTATTCCAACTGGTAATAATGCCGTCCAGGGTTTTGCTCAGGATACAATCATCAGAAGTATCAACGATAGCTGCGAGAATAGCTTGTCTTTCACGGGCGATCGTATGGTCGGAAATATCGCGTGCGATTTTGGAAGCACCAATAACACCCCCTTCATTATCCAGGATAGGGGAAACAGATACGGATATTGGAATCAGTTTACCATACTTGGTACATCTAAACGTTTCAAAATGATGGATACGGTGGCCTTTAGAAATTTGCCCTATGATATAGGTTTCCTCCGCTAACCGTTCAAAAGGGATAATTAAAGAAATATGTTTGCCTATTGCTTCCTGTGCCGTATAACCAAATATTCGCTCTGCGGACTGGTTCCAGCTGGTTATAACGCCTTCCAAAGTCTTGCTAATAATGGCATCGTCCGAGGTGGCGACAATAGCAGCCAGCATAGCCTGCTTTTGTTCAGCCAGTAAGATTGTATCAATCATGAAAATGTCGACAGGTAATAGTGTATTACTGATATAACCAGCATTATTCCAAATTGTTGTGATGGGTTCAATGAATGTACGCTCCCTTCGTCTCAGTAGGCGTGTTATCGGCAGAATTCTATATCAATTCACCATTGAAACATAACAATAGCGGAAAATATAATGGTAATAAATTACCGTTCATCCTTAAAAATACCGATCGTTTTTTACTTTTGTTTGCCATTCATAAACCGTCGAGAAGTTCTTAAGTTTACCTATTATTCAATTCTCGAATGACAGACAAACTAAAACCTTGTCCTTGTGGAAAAGGGGATATATCAGGACTGGAAAGAATACAGAGAAACGCGCTGATGCGTGTTTTTCTATTTTGGCTACCTTTCAAACGATATCGTTGTGTTGCCTTAGAAATAAATGGATCATAAATAGAACTAAATGGCTACCTGGACTGAAAAGCTTATTTTAGACTTTATATTGGCGTTTGAATTTTGCAATTATAGCGGGATATTGTCACTAATTTATTGTGTCATCACCATGGCAGGCAGTCGTGAAGCCTAAGATCTTAGTGTCATCGGTTTGTGAAGACACAAAAGTATGAAATCATATAGAGAAGATAATTATGATGAAGATGTCATAGGTCCGGAAATGCTTAACCTAACGGAATAAATGCTGCGTCCTAAATTTAATAATATCAGTTTTCAGTGTTGAAATACGGTAGACAGACTGTTCGCCATCTGCTAATTTATTTTCATAGATCATAAGCAGAAATTCTTCGCAACTCATTTGTCCTGTTTTAAGTGATCAGATTAAAGTTGTTTATGTTAGAAACAGGGAAGGTTCCCAAAGTATAAATAATCGTGAGTGGCAATTGGTAAGCAAAATAAACCGGACTGATGATGACAATTATCTAGCTCGAATAGTTATGCAACTTTTCCTGATGATACTGCTGAGTTAACGGACTAGGGAGTTTATCTGACGAATTTGGAGGGTTGGTTTTTCGCAGCGTTAACTGTACTAATAGAGTGTAAGGTTCCTGAAAACGAGCATTGACCCGTTCATATTTCAAATGTAAAATAACAGCTCGATTTACTTGGGGGTAATTTGTTGGTTGCAAGGAGTAGGGTATTCGGTTTTAGTGACTGAAAGCTCCGGTGTACGCTCTCTATTATTGGATGCCCGGGCAGGGCTATCAGTTTGCCAAAGATTTTTACGGTGTTTTTTTTCGGATAAAGAAAATGTTCAGGGCATTGTCGATGAGCTCAGAAATTAACTGATCGTTTGTTGGTCATGAGGTCGGGGCGATATTTGGCTTGGAATCCTATCTCTGACTCCTACGAGGATCTGCTGCCCCTAATGTTTCTGACAATAATCCCAGGATGTGGAAGCAAACGGGATGTAGAGGCTTTTCGTTCATATTTAAGTACTAACAAGATTTTGGACATTTACCTTACGCTCGTTTAGACACGTCCGCAAAATCCAAACTGATTAATGAAAATTACTTGTCAATTTAGACACTAAAAGATGACGCTAAAGACTACGTTCGTTACAGAAAGGAAATGTTTAAGAAAAGAGATATAAAAACCAATCCTTGAATATTACAGGCATCTTGATGATACCCTATGCTGTTGATCGTGATATAGATTGATGTGATTGGTAATACCTGTTGCCGTACCTTAAATATTTATGGTACGTGAAGCCCGCAGAACCTGAAATCTTAATTAAAAATTGTAGCTATGAGCCTGTTAATTGAATATTAATGTTTTGTTTGCGTGTTCGGTTATTTTGGGCCCTTATGGAGCAGCAAAATAATTTAAATAGCGTAATGATAACCTGGAAAAGCTATATCAAGAACCGAGTAAGCATGGAATGTCCTGTCTTTTGTACGACCCTCAGTATTAAAAAAATAATTGGAACGGTGATGATCATGGCCCTGTTGATGGC
Coding sequences within:
- a CDS encoding sensor histidine kinase, whose protein sequence is MIDTILLAEQKQAMLAAIVATSDDAIISKTLEGVITSWNQSAERIFGYTAQEAIGKHISLIIPFERLAEETYIIGQISKGHRIHHFETFRCTKYGKLIPISVSVSPILDNEGGVIGASKIARDISDHTIARERQAILAAIVDTSDDCILSKTLDGIITSWNKSAERMFGYTEAEAIGKHITLIIPADRLAEEQYIISEVRKGNKVDHFETIRLAKDGRQIPISLSVSPIVDDKGTVIGASKIARDISTDLAIKEENKRLFEEVKALNEKKDEFIGLASHELKTPLASISGYLQILNTMVTEEKARKFLGKARGQVKKLSALVADLLDVSKIEAGKLQFKSELVDLKKIAEETIELVALTNRDYHIKLDTPASLMLVRGDAHRIEQVITNLLTNAIRYSPGQDQVEVTIKANLQNVTLAVRDQGIGIPADKLKDVFSRFYRIDNTNPYISGLGIGLFLAYEIIERHQGQIWAESELGKGSSFCFSLPLATTE
- a CDS encoding BLUF domain-containing protein; its protein translation is MDLYYIIYCSIPGKAFCKADVKTLLAAARGNNEKFGITGMLIYLPDLFIQMIEGPKAEILRLYRNIEQDNRHYRVVLLKEGPVHHRRFPDWSMGVDDHEVPLSDPRQSFLVSDDKVFSLFNLMDMPETLHN